The Macrobrachium nipponense isolate FS-2020 chromosome 13, ASM1510439v2, whole genome shotgun sequence genome has a window encoding:
- the LOC135225164 gene encoding mucolipin-3-like isoform X2: MARCNRKDEDEPSTQIQLGVMSPKIETNLLKIAYMESSSTIYGGSDPDEDSEEPDGHVTAKKRKTSLSLLRTREARALRKELRFFFMNPIQKWRFRRRFPWKLLVQIFKIILVTAELVMFANYISFHHGYHDDTTITLSNLFLKGWASTREVLSYPPPGGPIAVYRQSEFYEYMDYAIVNYAHIADVSMAAYSHAYAKGSTEVVPATFCVNEFAAYVSAHAPGHPTLSVNGTLITKCTDIHPSNVSHATFSLENFLKEMNFSIDFELLSSARLRFLIEAVRLRVEFPDNYPDCHLINGSLVLDNAIGGSQMVADLDLNIRPKYCHGILELSHRRPTTKVMLGILDFASLIACFFSIILCARSLHNATNLKKETDAFFVKNIGRPLTRKERWEFVNMWYVTICIDDILLIAGIFLRVGMATKDQNGLWYLWSVCAITLGVGNFLAWVGILRYLGFFDTYNVLILTLKKCAPNVLRLLVCILLLFFGYTFAGYLILGPYHFKFRTFYSSMECLFSLINGDDMFASFFSTDAHDPLIWFFSRAYLYSFISLFMWVVLSIFLAVIMDAYESVKRCYEEGFPRTGLMKFVNECSERAVTRVTNDRERTAHDTINALCCCVQR, from the exons atgGCTAGGTGTAATCGAAAAGATGAAGACGAACCCAGCACACAGATACAGCTGGGTGTGATGTCACCTAAGATTGAAACTAATCTATTAAAGATCGCTTACATGGAATCCAGTTCAACCATATACGGGGGAAGCGATCCTGATGAGGACTCGGAGGAGCCAGACGGTCACGTGActgcgaagaagaggaagacttcGCTTTCCTTGCTCAGGACCAGAGAGGCCAGGGCGCTTAGGAAGGAGTTGAG ATTCTTCTTCATGAATCCGATCCAGAAGTGGCGTTTTCGTCGGAGATTCCCGTGGAAGCTTTTGGTCCAGATCTTCAAGATAATTCTGGTTACTGCCGAG cTCGTCATGTTTGCGAATTACATCAGCTTCCATCACGGCTACCATGACGATACAACCATCACCCTTTCCAACCTGTTCCTCAAAGGATGGGCCTCCACTCGCGAGGTCCTTTCGTATCCTCCTCCGGGAGGTCCTATAGCCGTCTACAGGCAGTCGGAATTCTACGAATATATGGACTATGCCATTGTCAAT TACGCCCACATCGCTGACGTAAGCATGGCTGCTTACAGCCACGCCTACGCCAAAGGAAGTACCGAAGTGGTGCCTGCTACCTTTTGCGTAAACGAATTCGCCGCCTACGTCAGTGCGCATGCGCCAGGCCACCCGACGCTATCTGTGAATGGGACGTTGATCACAA AGTGCACAGACATCCACCCGAGTAACGTCAGCCACGCGACTTTTAGCCTTGAGAACTTTCTGAAGGAGATGAATTTTTCCATCGACTTTGAGCTTCTGTCCAGCGCCAGGTTGCGTTTCTTGATCGAAGCCGTTAGGCTGAGGGTAGAGTTCCCAGACAATTACCCCGACTGTCATTTGATAAACGGCTCT CTTGTCTTAGACAACGCAATCGGAGGCAGCCAGATGGTGGCTGATTTAGACTTGAACATCAGACCCAAATATTGTCACGGAATATTGGAACTGAGTCATCGCAGACCAACGACCAAG GTGATGTTGGGGATTCTGGATTTCGCGAGTTTAATTGCTTGCTTCTTCTCCATAATCCTCTGTGCCAGGTCTCTCCATAATGCCACTAATCTCAAGAAG GAGACGGACGCCTTTTTCGTCAAAAACATCGGCCGCCCCCTGACCCGCAAGGAGAGGTGGGAGTTCGTGAATATGTGGTACGTCACCATATGCATCGATGACATCCTACTGATCGCAGGAATCTTCCTCAGGGTCGGGATGGCGACCAAG GACCAAAATGGTCTTTGGTACCTCTGGTCAGTCTGTGCAATTACCCTGGGCGTCGGGAACTTCCTCGCTTGGGTCGGCATCCTGAGGTATCTCGGATTCTTCGATACATATAAT GTGCTGATCCTGACGCTGAAGAAGTGCGCTCCCAACGTCCTCCGACTTCTGGTCTGTATCCTCCTCCTGTTCTTCGGCTACACCTTCGCCGGGTACCTCATTCTAGGGCCCTACCACTTCAAG TTCCGGACATTTTACTCGTCGATGGAATGCCTCTTTTCCCTGATCAACGGAGACGACATGTTCGCGTCCTTCTTCTCGACCGACGCCCACGACCCGCTGATCTGGTTCTTCTCTCGGGCATACCTCTACTCCTTCATCTCGCTTTTCATGTGGGTCGTCCTCAGCATCTTCCTGGCTGTCATCATGGATGCCTATGAGTCTGTTAAG AGGTGTTACGAGGAGGGCTTTCCGAGGACTGGCCTGATGAAATTTGTCAATGAATGCAGCGAACGGGCCGTAACCAGGGTCACGAACGACAGGGAACGCACCGCCCACGACACCATCAACGCCCTCTGCTGCTGTGTGCAGAGGTGA
- the LOC135225164 gene encoding mucolipin-3-like isoform X1 translates to MARCNRKDEDEPSTQIQLGVMSPKIETNLLKIAYMESSSTIYGGSDPDEDSEEPDGHVTAKKRKTSLSLLRTREARALRKELRFFFMNPIQKWRFRRRFPWKLLVQIFKIILVTAELVMFANYISFHHGYHDDTTITLSNLFLKGWASTREVLSYPPPGGPIAVYRQSEFYEYMDYAIVNYAHIADVSMAAYSHAYAKGSTEVVPATFCVNEFAAYVSAHAPGHPTLSVNGTLITKCTDIHPSNVSHATFSLENFLKEMNFSIDFELLSSARLRFLIEAVRLRVEFPDNYPDCHLINGSLVLDNAIGGSQMVADLDLNIRPKYCHGILELSHRRPTTKVMLGILDFASLIACFFSIILCARSLHNATNLKKETDAFFVKNIGRPLTRKERWEFVNMWYVTICIDDILLIAGIFLRVGMATKDQNGLWYLWSVCAITLGVGNFLAWVGILRYLGFFDTYNVLILTLKKCAPNVLRLLVCILLLFFGYTFAGYLILGPYHFKFRTFYSSMECLFSLINGDDMFASFFSTDAHDPLIWFFSRAYLYSFISLFMWVVLSIFLAVIMDAYESVKRCYEEGFPRTGLMKFVNECSERAVTRVTNDRERTAHDTINALCCCVQSKRRKSSQYEKST, encoded by the exons atgGCTAGGTGTAATCGAAAAGATGAAGACGAACCCAGCACACAGATACAGCTGGGTGTGATGTCACCTAAGATTGAAACTAATCTATTAAAGATCGCTTACATGGAATCCAGTTCAACCATATACGGGGGAAGCGATCCTGATGAGGACTCGGAGGAGCCAGACGGTCACGTGActgcgaagaagaggaagacttcGCTTTCCTTGCTCAGGACCAGAGAGGCCAGGGCGCTTAGGAAGGAGTTGAG ATTCTTCTTCATGAATCCGATCCAGAAGTGGCGTTTTCGTCGGAGATTCCCGTGGAAGCTTTTGGTCCAGATCTTCAAGATAATTCTGGTTACTGCCGAG cTCGTCATGTTTGCGAATTACATCAGCTTCCATCACGGCTACCATGACGATACAACCATCACCCTTTCCAACCTGTTCCTCAAAGGATGGGCCTCCACTCGCGAGGTCCTTTCGTATCCTCCTCCGGGAGGTCCTATAGCCGTCTACAGGCAGTCGGAATTCTACGAATATATGGACTATGCCATTGTCAAT TACGCCCACATCGCTGACGTAAGCATGGCTGCTTACAGCCACGCCTACGCCAAAGGAAGTACCGAAGTGGTGCCTGCTACCTTTTGCGTAAACGAATTCGCCGCCTACGTCAGTGCGCATGCGCCAGGCCACCCGACGCTATCTGTGAATGGGACGTTGATCACAA AGTGCACAGACATCCACCCGAGTAACGTCAGCCACGCGACTTTTAGCCTTGAGAACTTTCTGAAGGAGATGAATTTTTCCATCGACTTTGAGCTTCTGTCCAGCGCCAGGTTGCGTTTCTTGATCGAAGCCGTTAGGCTGAGGGTAGAGTTCCCAGACAATTACCCCGACTGTCATTTGATAAACGGCTCT CTTGTCTTAGACAACGCAATCGGAGGCAGCCAGATGGTGGCTGATTTAGACTTGAACATCAGACCCAAATATTGTCACGGAATATTGGAACTGAGTCATCGCAGACCAACGACCAAG GTGATGTTGGGGATTCTGGATTTCGCGAGTTTAATTGCTTGCTTCTTCTCCATAATCCTCTGTGCCAGGTCTCTCCATAATGCCACTAATCTCAAGAAG GAGACGGACGCCTTTTTCGTCAAAAACATCGGCCGCCCCCTGACCCGCAAGGAGAGGTGGGAGTTCGTGAATATGTGGTACGTCACCATATGCATCGATGACATCCTACTGATCGCAGGAATCTTCCTCAGGGTCGGGATGGCGACCAAG GACCAAAATGGTCTTTGGTACCTCTGGTCAGTCTGTGCAATTACCCTGGGCGTCGGGAACTTCCTCGCTTGGGTCGGCATCCTGAGGTATCTCGGATTCTTCGATACATATAAT GTGCTGATCCTGACGCTGAAGAAGTGCGCTCCCAACGTCCTCCGACTTCTGGTCTGTATCCTCCTCCTGTTCTTCGGCTACACCTTCGCCGGGTACCTCATTCTAGGGCCCTACCACTTCAAG TTCCGGACATTTTACTCGTCGATGGAATGCCTCTTTTCCCTGATCAACGGAGACGACATGTTCGCGTCCTTCTTCTCGACCGACGCCCACGACCCGCTGATCTGGTTCTTCTCTCGGGCATACCTCTACTCCTTCATCTCGCTTTTCATGTGGGTCGTCCTCAGCATCTTCCTGGCTGTCATCATGGATGCCTATGAGTCTGTTAAG AGGTGTTACGAGGAGGGCTTTCCGAGGACTGGCCTGATGAAATTTGTCAATGAATGCAGCGAACGGGCCGTAACCAGGGTCACGAACGACAGGGAACGCACCGCCCACGACACCATCAACGCCCTCTGCTGCTGTGTGCAGAG
- the LOC135225164 gene encoding mucolipin-3-like isoform X3, giving the protein MARCNRKDEDEPSTQIQLGVMSPKIETNLLKIAYMESSSTIYGGSDPDEDSEEPDGHVTAKKRKTSLSLLRTREARALRKELRFFFMNPIQKWRFRRRFPWKLLVQIFKIILVTAELVMFANYISFHHGYHDDTTITLSNLFLKGWASTREVLSYPPPGGPIAVYRQSEFYEYMDYAIVNYAHIADVSMAAYSHAYAKGSTEVVPATFCVNEFAAYVSAHAPGHPTLSVNGTLITKCTDIHPSNVSHATFSLENFLKEMNFSIDFELLSSARLRFLIEAVRLRVEFPDNYPDCHLINGSLVLDNAIGGSQMVADLDLNIRPKYCHGILELSHRRPTTKVMLGILDFASLIACFFSIILCARSLHNATNLKKETDAFFVKNIGRPLTRKERWEFVNMWYVTICIDDILLIAGIFLRVGMATKDQNGLWYLWSVCAITLGVGNFLAWVGILRYLGFFDTYNVLILTLKKCAPNVLRLLVCILLLFFGYTFAGYLILGPYHFKFRTFYSSMECLFSLINGDDMFASFFSTDAHDPLIWFFSRAYLYSFISLFMWVVLSIFLAVIMDAYESVKKAPCE; this is encoded by the exons atgGCTAGGTGTAATCGAAAAGATGAAGACGAACCCAGCACACAGATACAGCTGGGTGTGATGTCACCTAAGATTGAAACTAATCTATTAAAGATCGCTTACATGGAATCCAGTTCAACCATATACGGGGGAAGCGATCCTGATGAGGACTCGGAGGAGCCAGACGGTCACGTGActgcgaagaagaggaagacttcGCTTTCCTTGCTCAGGACCAGAGAGGCCAGGGCGCTTAGGAAGGAGTTGAG ATTCTTCTTCATGAATCCGATCCAGAAGTGGCGTTTTCGTCGGAGATTCCCGTGGAAGCTTTTGGTCCAGATCTTCAAGATAATTCTGGTTACTGCCGAG cTCGTCATGTTTGCGAATTACATCAGCTTCCATCACGGCTACCATGACGATACAACCATCACCCTTTCCAACCTGTTCCTCAAAGGATGGGCCTCCACTCGCGAGGTCCTTTCGTATCCTCCTCCGGGAGGTCCTATAGCCGTCTACAGGCAGTCGGAATTCTACGAATATATGGACTATGCCATTGTCAAT TACGCCCACATCGCTGACGTAAGCATGGCTGCTTACAGCCACGCCTACGCCAAAGGAAGTACCGAAGTGGTGCCTGCTACCTTTTGCGTAAACGAATTCGCCGCCTACGTCAGTGCGCATGCGCCAGGCCACCCGACGCTATCTGTGAATGGGACGTTGATCACAA AGTGCACAGACATCCACCCGAGTAACGTCAGCCACGCGACTTTTAGCCTTGAGAACTTTCTGAAGGAGATGAATTTTTCCATCGACTTTGAGCTTCTGTCCAGCGCCAGGTTGCGTTTCTTGATCGAAGCCGTTAGGCTGAGGGTAGAGTTCCCAGACAATTACCCCGACTGTCATTTGATAAACGGCTCT CTTGTCTTAGACAACGCAATCGGAGGCAGCCAGATGGTGGCTGATTTAGACTTGAACATCAGACCCAAATATTGTCACGGAATATTGGAACTGAGTCATCGCAGACCAACGACCAAG GTGATGTTGGGGATTCTGGATTTCGCGAGTTTAATTGCTTGCTTCTTCTCCATAATCCTCTGTGCCAGGTCTCTCCATAATGCCACTAATCTCAAGAAG GAGACGGACGCCTTTTTCGTCAAAAACATCGGCCGCCCCCTGACCCGCAAGGAGAGGTGGGAGTTCGTGAATATGTGGTACGTCACCATATGCATCGATGACATCCTACTGATCGCAGGAATCTTCCTCAGGGTCGGGATGGCGACCAAG GACCAAAATGGTCTTTGGTACCTCTGGTCAGTCTGTGCAATTACCCTGGGCGTCGGGAACTTCCTCGCTTGGGTCGGCATCCTGAGGTATCTCGGATTCTTCGATACATATAAT GTGCTGATCCTGACGCTGAAGAAGTGCGCTCCCAACGTCCTCCGACTTCTGGTCTGTATCCTCCTCCTGTTCTTCGGCTACACCTTCGCCGGGTACCTCATTCTAGGGCCCTACCACTTCAAG TTCCGGACATTTTACTCGTCGATGGAATGCCTCTTTTCCCTGATCAACGGAGACGACATGTTCGCGTCCTTCTTCTCGACCGACGCCCACGACCCGCTGATCTGGTTCTTCTCTCGGGCATACCTCTACTCCTTCATCTCGCTTTTCATGTGGGTCGTCCTCAGCATCTTCCTGGCTGTCATCATGGATGCCTATGAGTCTGTTAAG AAAGCTCCATGCGAGTAG
- the LOC135225164 gene encoding mucolipin-3-like isoform X4, whose protein sequence is MARCNRKDEDEPSTQIQLGVMSPKIETNLLKIAYMESSSTIYGGSDPDEDSEEPDGHVTAKKRKTSLSLLRTREARALRKELRFFFMNPIQKWRFRRRFPWKLLVQIFKIILVTAELVMFANYISFHHGYHDDTTITLSNLFLKGWASTREVLSYPPPGGPIAVYRQSEFYEYMDYAIVNYAHIADVSMAAYSHAYAKGSTEVVPATFCVNEFAAYVSAHAPGHPTLSVNGTLITKCTDIHPSNVSHATFSLENFLKEMNFSIDFELLSSARLRFLIEAVRLRVEFPDNYPDCHLINGSLVLDNAIGGSQMVADLDLNIRPKYCHGILELSHRRPTTKVMLGILDFASLIACFFSIILCARSLHNATNLKKETDAFFVKNIGRPLTRKERWEFVNMWYVTICIDDILLIAGIFLRVGMATKDQNGLWYLWSVCAITLGVGNFLAWVGILRYLGFFDTYNVLILTLKKCAPNVLRLLVCILLLFFGYTFAGYLILGPYHFKFRTFYSSMECLFSLINGDDMFASFFSTDAHDPLIWFFSRAYLYSFISLFMWVVLSIFLAVIMDAYESVKQKA, encoded by the exons atgGCTAGGTGTAATCGAAAAGATGAAGACGAACCCAGCACACAGATACAGCTGGGTGTGATGTCACCTAAGATTGAAACTAATCTATTAAAGATCGCTTACATGGAATCCAGTTCAACCATATACGGGGGAAGCGATCCTGATGAGGACTCGGAGGAGCCAGACGGTCACGTGActgcgaagaagaggaagacttcGCTTTCCTTGCTCAGGACCAGAGAGGCCAGGGCGCTTAGGAAGGAGTTGAG ATTCTTCTTCATGAATCCGATCCAGAAGTGGCGTTTTCGTCGGAGATTCCCGTGGAAGCTTTTGGTCCAGATCTTCAAGATAATTCTGGTTACTGCCGAG cTCGTCATGTTTGCGAATTACATCAGCTTCCATCACGGCTACCATGACGATACAACCATCACCCTTTCCAACCTGTTCCTCAAAGGATGGGCCTCCACTCGCGAGGTCCTTTCGTATCCTCCTCCGGGAGGTCCTATAGCCGTCTACAGGCAGTCGGAATTCTACGAATATATGGACTATGCCATTGTCAAT TACGCCCACATCGCTGACGTAAGCATGGCTGCTTACAGCCACGCCTACGCCAAAGGAAGTACCGAAGTGGTGCCTGCTACCTTTTGCGTAAACGAATTCGCCGCCTACGTCAGTGCGCATGCGCCAGGCCACCCGACGCTATCTGTGAATGGGACGTTGATCACAA AGTGCACAGACATCCACCCGAGTAACGTCAGCCACGCGACTTTTAGCCTTGAGAACTTTCTGAAGGAGATGAATTTTTCCATCGACTTTGAGCTTCTGTCCAGCGCCAGGTTGCGTTTCTTGATCGAAGCCGTTAGGCTGAGGGTAGAGTTCCCAGACAATTACCCCGACTGTCATTTGATAAACGGCTCT CTTGTCTTAGACAACGCAATCGGAGGCAGCCAGATGGTGGCTGATTTAGACTTGAACATCAGACCCAAATATTGTCACGGAATATTGGAACTGAGTCATCGCAGACCAACGACCAAG GTGATGTTGGGGATTCTGGATTTCGCGAGTTTAATTGCTTGCTTCTTCTCCATAATCCTCTGTGCCAGGTCTCTCCATAATGCCACTAATCTCAAGAAG GAGACGGACGCCTTTTTCGTCAAAAACATCGGCCGCCCCCTGACCCGCAAGGAGAGGTGGGAGTTCGTGAATATGTGGTACGTCACCATATGCATCGATGACATCCTACTGATCGCAGGAATCTTCCTCAGGGTCGGGATGGCGACCAAG GACCAAAATGGTCTTTGGTACCTCTGGTCAGTCTGTGCAATTACCCTGGGCGTCGGGAACTTCCTCGCTTGGGTCGGCATCCTGAGGTATCTCGGATTCTTCGATACATATAAT GTGCTGATCCTGACGCTGAAGAAGTGCGCTCCCAACGTCCTCCGACTTCTGGTCTGTATCCTCCTCCTGTTCTTCGGCTACACCTTCGCCGGGTACCTCATTCTAGGGCCCTACCACTTCAAG TTCCGGACATTTTACTCGTCGATGGAATGCCTCTTTTCCCTGATCAACGGAGACGACATGTTCGCGTCCTTCTTCTCGACCGACGCCCACGACCCGCTGATCTGGTTCTTCTCTCGGGCATACCTCTACTCCTTCATCTCGCTTTTCATGTGGGTCGTCCTCAGCATCTTCCTGGCTGTCATCATGGATGCCTATGAGTCTGTTAAG
- the LOC135225166 gene encoding uncharacterized protein LOC135225166, which yields MAALSLRRFSLQVPLQFPEHEITDSKVAAYAERVKRSGLAGRVKLNLNTDPSDIPEVEELLTLLAKENCELCQVTFKHDFRYPSASDTSLDGALTLAFESCPVRKFWGRLNNRALAAVPDTVVDLYIGIGSEKHYVQVSSELSNITERVSRLDDLQIHLAAQVDVSLLKPLPGVDILYLYLSNVSDENLKWAVKAAAAMQPVSGSQSFSALRFPHCSFTVEGFRTFLEGLKEEAVRFSGLWVSTKNISRLHHDAFSELTQEVLGQDLILLSESDIWRF from the exons ATGGCTGCCCTGTCGTTGAGGAGGTTCTCCCTGCAAGTCCCTCTGCAGTTCCCGGAACACGAAATCACCGACTCGAAAGTCGCCGCCTATGCGGAGAGGGTCAAGAGGTCGGGCCTCGCGGGCAGGGTCAAGCTGAACCTCAACACGGACCCGAGCGACATTCCCGAAGTGGAGGAACTGCTGACGCTCCTTGCGAAGGAGAATTGCGAGCTGTGTCAGGTCACCTTCAAACACGACTTCAGGTATCCTTCGGCGTCCGACACCTCTCTGGACGGGGCGCTGACGCTGGCGTTTGAAAG TTGTCCGGTTCGAAAATTCTGGGGACGGCTGAACAACCGGGCTTTGGCCGCCGTGCCGGATACGGTCGTCGATCTGTACATAGGAATTGGCAGCGAAAAGCATTACGTACAAGTCTCATCCGAGCTGTCCAACATCACTGAAAGGGTGTCTCGTCTGGATGATCTGC AAATCCACCTGGCAGCTCAGGTTGACGTGTCTCTGTTGAAACCGCTCCCCGGAGTAGACATCTTGTATCTGTACCTGAGCAACGTTTCAGATGAGAACTTGAAGTGGGCTGTCAAAGCAGCTGCTGCGATGCAGCCCGTCTCTGGGAGTCA GAGCTTCTCTGCCCTGCGGTTCCCCCATTGCAGCTTTACGGTGGAGGGCTTCAGGACCTTCCTGGAGGGGCTGAAGGAGGAGGCCGTTCGGTTTTCCGGTCTTTGGGTCTCCACAAAGAACATCTCCAGGCTACACCACGACGCATTCAGCGAGCTCACTCAGGAGGTCCTCGGACAAGACCTGATTTT ACTGAGTGAAAGTGACATCTGGCGGTTCTAA